From the genome of Halorussus caseinilyticus, one region includes:
- a CDS encoding PrkA family serine protein kinase, which translates to MEAADRELRETYEEPKSLPEFVDEAFENSTVAAHASKYLLEAIESMGTRTVIEEGEEKERYLFFDDPANDGEHAILGNTEVLNAFVDDLRSIAAERGKAEKIIWFDGPTATGKSELKRCLVNGLREFSKTEAGRRYTVEWNIASASETRGLSYGEERAAADEENWFPSPVQTNPLTVFPEEVREDILAQVNEGVSDHIDVTVDSALDPFSREAYDYLEEQYRRTGEEDLFSAITDPNHLRVKNYVVDVGHGIGVLHSEDSGPPKERLVGSWMRGMLQELDSRGRKNPQAFSYDGVLSQGNGLLTIVEDAAQHADLLQKLLNVPDEKTVKLDKGIQMDIDTQLLIISNPDLEAQLNQHADAGGADPLKALKRRLDRRRFKYLTNLSLEAELIRRELTNETDVWKADSYDELENLIREPLSVRVRKEDHGAGVGERELAPHAIEAAALYSVVSRLDGEDVPAGLDLVDKAKLFDRGYLLDGDDRLDKDDFEFGDDADDGEQGIPVTYTRDVIADLLNDESDRAHADYPVEEVIMPRDILNAMAEDLTGAPVFSTAERTEYENRLVPVKNHIFQKQEEDVLDAMMRDKRVDEETVEEYIEHVYAWATDDTVENDRGERVEPDALKMKVFETDHLGRFSPDSYGSDHEPAPAVEEFRRNKVITALNRHAWENRDEDFSVSDIDPKEIPIIKTVLANYDWDDVRRVYEDFDPHQWADPPSDTETAAVKDETVSNLVEMFGYTEASAELTSQHVMDQVSYKWD; encoded by the coding sequence CCCGAGTTCGTGGACGAGGCGTTCGAGAACTCCACCGTCGCGGCCCACGCGAGCAAGTACCTGCTGGAGGCCATCGAGTCGATGGGCACTCGGACCGTCATCGAGGAGGGCGAGGAGAAAGAGCGGTACCTGTTCTTCGACGACCCCGCCAACGACGGCGAACACGCCATCCTCGGCAACACCGAGGTCCTGAACGCCTTCGTGGACGACCTGCGGTCCATCGCGGCCGAGCGCGGCAAGGCCGAGAAGATTATCTGGTTCGACGGCCCGACCGCGACGGGCAAGTCCGAACTCAAGCGGTGTCTCGTCAACGGCCTCCGGGAGTTCTCGAAGACCGAGGCGGGACGCCGGTACACCGTCGAGTGGAACATCGCCAGCGCCAGCGAGACCAGAGGGTTGAGTTACGGCGAGGAACGGGCGGCCGCCGACGAGGAGAACTGGTTCCCGAGTCCGGTGCAGACCAATCCCCTCACGGTGTTCCCCGAGGAGGTCCGCGAGGACATCCTCGCGCAGGTCAACGAGGGCGTCTCCGACCACATCGACGTGACGGTCGATAGCGCGCTCGACCCCTTCAGCAGGGAAGCCTACGACTACCTCGAAGAGCAGTACCGGCGGACCGGCGAGGAGGACCTGTTCAGCGCCATCACCGACCCGAACCACCTCCGGGTGAAGAACTACGTCGTGGACGTGGGCCACGGCATCGGCGTCCTCCACTCGGAGGACTCCGGGCCGCCCAAGGAGCGACTCGTCGGGTCGTGGATGCGCGGGATGTTGCAGGAACTCGACTCCCGCGGCCGGAAGAACCCCCAAGCGTTCAGCTACGACGGGGTTCTCTCGCAGGGTAACGGCCTGCTGACCATCGTGGAGGACGCCGCCCAGCACGCCGACCTGCTCCAGAAGCTCCTGAACGTGCCCGACGAGAAGACCGTCAAGTTGGACAAGGGAATCCAGATGGACATCGACACCCAACTGCTCATCATCTCGAATCCGGACTTGGAGGCCCAACTCAACCAGCACGCCGACGCGGGCGGTGCCGACCCGCTGAAGGCCCTGAAGCGCCGACTCGACCGGCGGCGGTTCAAGTACCTCACCAACCTGAGTCTGGAGGCCGAACTCATCCGCCGGGAGTTGACAAACGAGACCGACGTGTGGAAGGCCGACAGTTACGACGAACTCGAAAACCTCATCCGGGAACCCCTCTCGGTCCGCGTCCGGAAGGAAGACCACGGGGCTGGCGTGGGCGAGCGAGAACTCGCGCCCCACGCTATCGAGGCCGCGGCGCTCTACAGCGTCGTCTCCCGACTCGACGGCGAGGACGTGCCCGCGGGTCTCGACTTGGTGGACAAGGCCAAACTCTTCGACAGAGGCTACCTGCTCGACGGCGACGACCGACTCGACAAGGACGACTTCGAGTTCGGCGACGACGCAGACGACGGCGAGCAGGGCATCCCAGTCACCTACACCAGAGACGTGATTGCGGACCTGCTCAACGACGAGAGCGACCGGGCGCACGCAGACTACCCGGTCGAGGAGGTCATCATGCCTCGGGACATCCTGAACGCGATGGCCGAGGACCTGACGGGCGCGCCCGTCTTCTCGACGGCCGAGCGAACCGAGTACGAGAACCGACTCGTCCCCGTGAAAAACCACATCTTCCAAAAGCAGGAAGAGGACGTTCTCGACGCGATGATGCGGGACAAGCGCGTGGACGAGGAGACGGTCGAGGAGTACATCGAACACGTCTACGCGTGGGCGACCGACGACACCGTCGAGAACGACCGCGGCGAGCGCGTCGAACCGGACGCCTTGAAGATGAAGGTGTTCGAGACCGACCACCTCGGTCGGTTCTCGCCCGACAGCTACGGGTCGGACCACGAACCCGCCCCGGCGGTCGAGGAGTTCCGGCGCAACAAGGTCATCACCGCGCTGAACCGTCACGCGTGGGAGAACCGCGACGAGGACTTCTCGGTGTCGGACATCGACCCCAAAGAGATTCCCATCATCAAGACGGTGCTGGCGAACTACGACTGGGACGACGTGCGCCGGGTGTACGAGGACTTCGACCCCCACCAGTGGGCCGACCCGCCGAGCGACACCGAGACGGCGGCGGTGAAAGACGAGACCGTCTCGAACTTAGTCGAGATGTTCGGCTACACCGAGGCGTCGGCCGAGCTGACCAGCCAACACGTCATGGACCAAGTGAGCTACAAATGGGACTGA